In Symphalangus syndactylus isolate Jambi chromosome 6, NHGRI_mSymSyn1-v2.1_pri, whole genome shotgun sequence, a genomic segment contains:
- the OR10A4 gene encoding LOW QUALITY PROTEIN: olfactory receptor 10A4 (The sequence of the model RefSeq protein was modified relative to this genomic sequence to represent the inferred CDS: inserted 1 base in 1 codon; substituted 1 base at 1 genomic stop codon) — protein sequence MPSEVLGRRMMCENWTIVSEFVLVSFSALSTELQALLFLLFVNIYLVTLMGNVLIILVTIADSALQSPMYFFLRNWSFPEIGFNLVIMPKMLGTLIIQDTTISFLGCATQMYFFFFFGAAECCLLATMAYDRYVAICDPLHXPVIMGHSSCAQLAAASWFSGFPAATVQTTWIFSFPFCGPNRVNHFFCDSPPVIALVCADTSLFELEALTATVLFILFPFLLILGSYVHILSTIFRMPSAEGKHKAFSTCSSHLLVVSLFYSTAILTYFRPXSSASPETKKLLSLSYTVVTPMLNPIIYSLRNNEVKAALKRVIHRTLGSQKL from the exons ATGCCCAGTGAAGTCCTGGGCAGAAGAATGATGTGTGAAAACTGGACAATTGTCAGTGAATTTGTTCTTGTGAGCTTCTCAGCCCTGTCCACTGAGCTTCAGGCTCTACTGTTTCTCCTTTTCGTGAACATTTACCTGGTTACTTTAATGGGCAATGTCCTCATCATCCTGGTCACTATAGCTGACTCTGCACTACAAAGTCCTATGTATTTCTTCCTCAGAAACTGGTCCTTCCCGGAGATAGGTTTCAACTTGGTCATTATGCCCAAGATGCTGGGGACCCTGATCATTCAAGACACAACCATCTCCTTCCTTGGATGTGCCACTCAgatgtatttcttcttcttttttggggCTGCTGAGTGCTGCCTCCTTGCCACCATGGCATATGACCGCTACGTGGCCATCTGTGACCCCTTGC ACCCAGTCATCATGGGCCACAGTTCCTGTGCCCAGCTGGCAGCTGCCTCTTGGTTCTCAGGGTTTCCAGCGGCCACTGTGCAAACCACATGGATTTTCAGTTTCCCTTTTTGTGGCCCCAACAGGGTGAACCACTTCTTCTGTGACAGCCCTCCTGTTATTGCACTGGTCTGTGCTGACACCTCTCTGTTTGAACTGGAGGCTCTGACAGCCACTGTCCTattcattctctttcctttcttgctgATCCTGGGATCCtatgtccacatcctctccactaTCTTCAGGATGCCATCGGCTGAGGGGAAACATAAGGCCTTCTCCACCTGTTCCTCCCACCTCTTGGTTGTCTCTCTCTTCTATAGCACTGCCATCCTCACGTATTTCCGACCCTGATCTAGTGCTTCTCCTGAGACCAAGAAGCTGCTGTCACTCTCTTACACAGTGGTGACTCCCATGTTGAACCCCATCATCTACAGCTTAAGGAATAATGAAGTGAAGGCTGCACTGAAGCGGGTTATCCACAGGACCCTGGGCTCTCAGAAACTATGA